In one Palaemon carinicauda isolate YSFRI2023 chromosome 25, ASM3689809v2, whole genome shotgun sequence genomic region, the following are encoded:
- the LOC137619131 gene encoding male abnormal protein mab-31-like produces the protein MAAIEITCNGTVVEENPWTFIHEFWLNTPNALEYLRAHGVLPISVICKYCHLPCSLRQEANMFYCGRYVRVQKKKRKQCPYSVSLFKGTFLENARVPAWKIVLFANHFIQKSWDHSTVIRTLHFSTRTSVDWRSFCSEVTLNWLYTQEPIGGPDIIVEIDETFFVKRKYHRGRQLSQVWLFGGIERLSKKKFIIPLHKEGQDRSAETLIPLIRQYIKAGSVIMSDGWAAYKTLSNKGYIHKVINHSENFVDPNDPSIHTQTIERQWRNVKEWSKRPGMKADYFDQYFSRYLFFESYPINPVHQFFLEVGKLYRPHGNHPRPPVYESDDE, from the coding sequence ATGGCCGCCATCGAAATCACGTGTAACGGTACAGTAGTAGAAGAAAATCCCTGGACGTTTATTCACGAATTTTGGTTAAATACTCCCAACGCTTTGGAGTATTTGCGAGCTCATGGCGTTCTACCTATTTCCGTTATATGCAAATATTGTCATTTGCCATGTTCTTTACGCCAAGAAGCAAATATGTTTTATTGTGGTCGTTATGTTCGtgttcaaaaaaagaaaagaaaacagtgtCCTTACAGTGTTAGCCTCTTCAAGGGTACTTTTCTTGAAAATGCACGCGTGCCAGCGTGGAAAATTGTCCTGTTTGCGAACCATTTCATCCAAAAAAGCTGGGACCATTCTACAGTAATTCGCACTCTGCATTTTTCTACCAGGACAAGTGTCGATTGGCGTAGTTTTTGTTCCGAGGTTACGCTAAACTGGTTGTATACCCAGGAACCTATTGGTGGTCCCGATATCATCGTGGAAATCGATGAAACATTTTTTGTGAAACGAAAATACCATCGTGGTAGACAATTGAGCCAGGTCTGGCTATTCGGTGGGATTGAGCGCTTATCAAAGAAAAAATTCATCATCCCCCTGCATAAAGAAGGACAGGATCGTAGTGCTGAAACTTTGATTCCGTTGATACGGCAATACATTAAAGCTGGGTCAGTTATCATGAGCGACGGTTGGGCCGCTTACAAGACACTGTCGAATAAAGGATATATTCACAAAGTTATTAATCATTCGGAGAACTTTGTGGATCCAAATGATCCTAGTATTCATACCCAGACGATTGAGCGGCAGTGGAGAAACGTGAAAGAATGGTCAAAGAGACCTGGGATGAAAGCAGATTACTTTGACCAGTATTTTTCGAGGTATCTGTTCTTCGAGTCTTATCCCATTAATCCGGTCCATCAGTTTTTCCTGGAAGTGGGAAAACTATACAGACCGCATGGAAACCATCCCCGTCCTCCCGTTTACGAGTCCGACGATGAATGA